In a genomic window of Macaca nemestrina isolate mMacNem1 chromosome 18, mMacNem.hap1, whole genome shotgun sequence:
- the LOC105491454 gene encoding pyruvate dehydrogenase [acetyl-transferring]-phosphatase 2, mitochondrial produces the protein MSSTVSYWILNSTRNSIATLQGGRRLYSRYVSNRNKLKWRLFSRVPPTLNSSPCGGFTLCKAYRHTSTEEDDFHLQLSPEQINEVLRAGESAHKILDLESRVPNSVLRFESNQLAANSPVEDRRGVASCLQTNGLMFGIFDGHGGHACAQAVSERLFYYVAVSLMSHQTLEHMEGAMESMKPLLPILHWLKHPGDSIYKDVTSVHLDHLRVYWQELLDLHMEMGLSIEEALMYSFQRLDSDISLEIQAPLEDEVTRNLSLQVAFSGATACMAHVDGIHLHVANAGDCRAILGVQEDNGMWSCLPLTRDHNAWNQAELSRLKREHPESEDRTIIMEDRLLGVLIPCRAFGDVQLKWSKELQRSVLERGFNTEALNIYQFTPPHYYTPPYLTAEPEVTYHRLRPQDKFLVLASDGLWDMLSNEDVVRLVMGHLTEADQHKTDLAQRPANLGLMQSLLLQRKASGLHEADQNAATRLIRHAIGNNEYGEMEAERLAAMLTLPEDLARMYRDDITVTVVYFNSESIGAYYKGG, from the coding sequence ATGTCAAGTACTGTGTCCTACTGGATCTTAAATTCTACAAGGAACAGCATTGCCACACTGCAAGGGGGCAGACGCTTATACTCCAGGTATGTCTCAAATAGGAATAAATTAAAATGGAGGCTCTTTTCCCGGGTGCCACCCACCCTAAACAGTTCTCCATGTGGTGGCTTCACTCTGTGCAAAGCCTACAGACACACATCAACAGAGGAAGATGATTTTCACTTGCAACTCAGCCCTGAGCAGATAAACGAAGTGCTTCGAGCTGGCGAATCAGCCCACAAGATTCTTGACCTTGAAAGTAGAGTTCCAAATTCAGTGTTGCGGTTTGAGAGCAATCAGCTGGCTGCCAATTCACCAGTGGAGGACCGGCGAGGTGTAGCCTCCTGCCTGCAAACCAATGGACTAATGTTTGGCATCTTCGATGGACATGGCGGTCATGCATGTGCCCAAGCAGTGAGTGAGAGGCTCTTCTACTATGTGGCAGTGTCCCTGATGTCCCACCAGACCCTGGAGCACATGGAGGGAGCTATGGAAAGCATGAAACCCTTGCTGCCCATCCTGCATTGGCTCAAGCACCCAGGGGACAGTATCTACAAGGATGTCACATCCGTGCATCTTGACCACCTCCGTGTCTATTGGCAGGAACTGCTTGACTTGCATATGGAAATGGGACTAAGCATTGAAGAAGCATTAATGTACTCCTTCCAGAGACTGGATTCTGACATCTCGCTGGAAATCCAGGCCCCTCTGGAAGATGAGGTGACAAGGAACCTGTCACTCCAGGTTGCTTTCTCTGGGGCAACAGCTTGCATGGCCCATGTTGATGGAATTCACTTACACGTGGCAAATGCTGGTGACTGCCGAGCCATCCTTGGTGTCCAGGAGGACAATGGCATGTGGTCTTGTCTGCCCCTTACCCGTGACCACAATGCCTGGAACCAGGCCGAGCTGTCCCGGCTAAAGAGGGAGCACCCTGAGTCAGAGGACAGGACAATCATCATGGAGGATAGGCTGCTGGGTGTCCTCATCCCCTGCAGGGCCTTTGGGGATGTTCAGCTGAAGTGGAGTAAAGAGTTGCAGCGCAGCGTTCTGGAGAGGGGCTTCAATACTGAGGCCCTCAACATTTACCAGTTCACACCCCCACACTACTACACTCCACCCTACCTGACTGCTGAGCCTGAGGTCACATACCACAGGCTGAGGCCCCAGGATAAGTTCCTTGTGCTGGCCTCAGATGGCCTGTGGGACATGCTGAGCAATGAGGACGTGGTAAGGCTGGTAATGGGGCACCTGACTGAGGCAGATCAGCACAAGACAGACCTGGCCCAGAGACCCGCCAACTTGGGGCTCATGCAGAGCCTGCTGCTGCAGAGGAAAGCCAGCGGGCTCCACGAGGCTGACCAAAATGCAGCCACGCGGCTGATCAGACATGCAATCGGGAACAATGAGTatggggagatggaggcagagcgGCTGGCGGCGATGCTGACATTGCCAGAGGACTTGGCGAGGATGTACAGGGATGATATCACTGTCACTGTGGTATATTTTAACTCAGAATCAATCGGTGCATATTACAAGGGGGGTTAA